From the Devosia sp. FJ2-5-3 genome, the window TTCATGACGACCAGTCGGTCCGCCAGCGTCATGGCTTCCAATTGGTCGTGGGTGACGTAAAGGCTGGTGGTCTTGAGACGGCGCTGAAGCTTGCGGATTTCGACCCGCATCTGCACGCGCAGCTTGGCGTCGAGGTTGGAGAGCGGCTCGTCGAACAGGAACGCCGCCGGCTCCCGCACGATGGCGCGGCCCATCGCAACGCGCTGGCGCTGGCCCCCCGAGAGCTGGCGCGGCTTGCGGTCGAGCATGGGTCCGATCTCGAGGATATCCGCGGCTTCCTTCACCCGCCTGTCGATTTCCTCGCGCGGGGTACCGCGGTTCTTGAGGCCGTATTCGAGATTTCCGCGAACGGTCATGTGGGGGTAGAGCGCATAGTTCTGGAACACCATGGCGATGTCGCGCTCGGCCGGCTCCGCCTTGACCACGTCTCGACCGCCGATCTCGATGCGACCAGACGTGACGGTTTCAAGGCCGGCAACCATCCGTAGCAGGGTGGACTTGCCACAGCCAGAGGGGCCGACCAGCACGATCAGTTCGCCATCGGCTACGGATAGATTGACGCCTTTGACGGCGGGGATATTGCCATAGTCCTTCTTGAGATCGACCAGATTGATGGTGGCCATGGCTTATTTCTCCGTTTCGACCAGGCCTTTGACGAACAGGCGCTGCATGAAAATGACGACTAGGACTGGGGGCAGCATGGCCAGGATCACGGCAGCCATGACGAGGTGCCAGAGCGGCTCAGTATCGGCGCTGGCGGCCAGGCGTTTGATGCCCATGACCACCGTGTAATAGCGGCTGTCATTGGTGACAAGCAGCGGCCACATGTATTGCACCCAGCCATAGATGAAGAGGATGACGAAGAGCGCCGCGATATTGGTCCGGCTCAGCGGCAGGAGGATATCGCGGAAGAATTTCATAGGGCCCGCACCATCCACCCGGGCCGCTTCCATCAGCTCATCGGGAACGGTGAGGAAAAACTGACGGAAGAGGAAGGTGGCGGTCGCCGAGGCGATCAGCGG encodes:
- a CDS encoding sn-glycerol-3-phosphate import ATP-binding protein UgpC; the protein is MATINLVDLKKDYGNIPAVKGVNLSVADGELIVLVGPSGCGKSTLLRMVAGLETVTSGRIEIGGRDVVKAEPAERDIAMVFQNYALYPHMTVRGNLEYGLKNRGTPREEIDRRVKEAADILEIGPMLDRKPRQLSGGQRQRVAMGRAIVREPAAFLFDEPLSNLDAKLRVQMRVEIRKLQRRLKTTSLYVTHDQLEAMTLADRLVVMNAGLVEQIGTPTEVYDRPQTLFVAGFIGSPPMNLIPVSSIDQVGPLPAGTDIVGIRPDAFTLEAPAAAHIALKAIVELLEPVGGESHLHVRLAQSGQSIVLSVPGRPDIADAAELTVYAPLSSLHPFSSQTSRRTDNA